DNA from Choristoneura fumiferana chromosome 6, NRCan_CFum_1, whole genome shotgun sequence:
CTTAAACGGCTTCTCTAATAGGGCTCTAAATTAGCATAAATACGTTTTACGTTACCAAGGTCGTTGTGGTACCATAAGCTATAATAATTACTAAGTTTTTGCGATCAAGTTCTTGTTGTTTTGCTAGTTTATGCGTTCGAAtggagttcaaaaagttggacaTTATTTAAGATTGGTAGTTGAAAATATAACAGACAATTAACACAGTTCTATTGTTTTttctcaaaggtcaaagttgttgcatttcggcgtggagagtaagacagccggtgaaattaccggcacgtgaggtatcccatcttaggcctctaggttggcaacgcgtcagcaatacccctggtgctgcagatgtttatgggcggtggtgatctcttaccatcaggaaacccacttgctcgtttgccatccagttgaataaaaaaaaaaaaaaaaaagtggaacTTTTTTAATAATCGTTTTTGTATGGAGTGTGGACAACATACTTTTTGAACTCCACCATTGCTGCCCACTGTCTGTCAAAATCAAGAAGTACAGTCACGAACaaggattgttgagccacttacCATTGTTCGTAATTTGACGGTATAATGATGTGCTGGTGTATTAATGAGTAATGACAAAATTTTACTTCGAATATGTATAACTTGGCTTAATTGTGAACAGTGGCTAGTGCATCAACAATCCAGGTTTGCGATGATATAGGTGCCGCatcacaaacacaaaaaaatgtgactgtCACTGCACAAAAGTAATGAAAACCAGCACTGTAGTGTTTTAACCTTAATAAGGTGGCACACCTGGACATCTAAGCCTGATACTGAGCATAACAACAATCAAAAAAGGCAAAATATTGATAGATTTTCACCATTGTTGCCTTCTTACTCAAGTTATCAATCACATTGAATTAAATTGTGACTcgaaaattaattacaaaatcaACCCATACATAAGTTTCTGCTATCAGTTTTGTACATGTCGAAATTAACTTAACATTTAAGCTTACAAACTATGCGatctgtcaaaaaaaaaaccttaactaACTTAAGATTAGTATCACTATTAGGTACCAGTACAAAAAGGAACTGAATGAGATGTAAAAGCAGCTTTACACAGATCTGGGTATTACTGGTctatacaataaatttaaaaatgcactAAGTGCCaaagtttttaatgtaataagcTTGGCTATTACTATTTACTAGGGAGTTTCATTCTTGCTAATACAAAATAGTAGGCTAATTTTCCCCCAACACAATCCAATCTCTCATATTTAAGCTGAAGATGGTGCTGGTAGGAATTTAATCTTCCCGAAAAGTGCAACTTGTATACATTGAAAGGCcgaaaagtaaacaattttgaaGTGATCAATCAAGAAGtgcaatgtattgcaacttgcacaatttatCGTGCAGGCCTAAACTGGGTTCTAATGATGTATGTACAGAACTTATATTGTCTAATTTGTTGTGAACAAGTACATCATATTTTAAAAGACAGAGCAATAAGATTCAAAGgtggtaattttaaattaaaatacaattagaCATAAAATGGGCATTAAAATCAATACCTGCATAACTATCTTTAGGTTTGATTTGAACTACATAAACCCTTTGCTTTTACACtgaatttttgattttacacCAATACTGGTAGATTATCAATTGAATATCAATAATATACACAAAAATCGGAGTGGAATTAGAATCAAGacaatacttatataataataataattaacattcTTTTTACATATTGTATGATTCTATCTAAACAAGCTAcacactatatttttttttggattttcaaTTGCCCCTTCAATATCTTTAAATGGAATCAATTAACTATAATACATTAATCCACATGGATTTTATCAATGCTATAAACAAATGCAGTGCAATAATAACTTGACATAACCACATAATTATCATAAACACAAACTATAGATAATAATACTCTAGATGAGTCCACACTGCAAATTAAACCATGTTTCAACAGGCCCGTACCTAGAGAATTCTTTTGATAGTAGCCAACAGTTTTAACTTCTCTAGGCCCTGCCTGTAAGCCTGTACTACTTCTTGGCTTTAGCAGAATGCCCTTGCTTATTAGGAGGAGTCCATCTCAAGGCAGATGGATCAACTGTCAATCGAGGCTTCTTGAAATGTGAGCTTGCAAGCTGCTCTGCCACTATCTTAGGTGTAACGCAAATAACATGTTGGCCTTTCCAGTATTTCACCATATTCATGGACTGTAGAGTTGATATAATGTCTGTCTGAGATATCCCAGTCATCTGACTCAGATCCTTGATGCTCAAAGTGCCGCGGCTTGCACTTAAAACCTCTAGCAATACATATGACCAGTAAGATCTGTAGCTAAGCTTACCAAGGTCTGATAGAGGCTTCTCGGGACTACCTACGACTTGTTCTAGCCTTGAAAGCTCGTAACTGAATGCAATAAGGAGCTTTCCGTAGCCTTGTCTCTGATATGGCGGGAGTGTAAGTATACATGCAACATTATTACCTTCAGGAGAATCCTTTTCTTTGGAAAAATATCCAACCAAGTGAGCACCCTGCTTGTCAACTTCACATAGAATGTAGAATAAGAACTGTTCTATatcaaaatataatgttttatggTCTAAAAATAACTTTGCTAGTAAACACAGATTTTGGCAATAAATCTTGTGTTCTTTCCCATCTGCCTCGAATATAGCAATGGTGCCTTTTCTATATATTTCACTGCCCTGTGGTTGTCTTGCTGTGCACTCACTCAAATGATACCTGTATGTTTTTTCCATTCTCATGTACTTCAGGCAATATTCGCATATCCATAGCTTAGACTGTTTTCCATATTCGTCTGGGTAGGGGCTGAAATACCAAGTATCGATCTCATATTTTCCTATTTGAATTTTATCGATGTATTTGACTTTAGTGATTGCTTCATGCTCCTTTTCAAGCGCCGCTGTTGTGGGATCCATTTCTGCGTAGGACTTTTGAACGTGGTTGATCTCGTCATGTTTACGTTTTTGGTTCCGCGTTATCTTACGGCCGGACTTATCAGTGAGCAGGTGGTCTGAATTTAAGTTGTTATTGGACTGCTCGCACATGTCAAACCTGTCCGACATGACGCGGTGGCGGGAAACCCACTCGTCCAGCCTCCGGTCGTAGCCCACATAGTGCACATAGTATTCGAAGCCGGAATCTGCAGCATTGTATCGCGTTTGGATTATCTCTGCCGGGTGCCATGACTCATCCGAACGCCGCACCAAATAATGCTCTCCGATGTCAAGGGGTTGTTCTTGCGTGGATTCAGAGTCCTCCTGATCCGCACTACGACACTCTGGGTTAGGTAATTCATTATTAACAATAGGTTTTTCGAGCTCTTTATCACCTTTAGCCATAGTTAAACAACACTCGACAGTATCACGCAATACCGCGCAACTACCGTTGCGACCGCCGCCATAGCATTGAAACCATAGACTAGACTAATCGGAGTAAACGAGAATGCGCATTAATGCTGCACCTGGCGTGAAAAAATACCGGTTTTAAGCCCTActttattttctcttttatttctattttatatttttcgtgCCTTTAATCCTCAATATTGGATATACACaaatacaatttataaaatacaaattattcgCATTAACGTACAATGTCGGACTTTTGTCTTAAgcaagtgtaaaaaaaaagtctatgcTTCTAGTGTGGCCACACAAAAGATTTGAAATGATATGAGGGTAATAATATTTCATTGACaatctactacgaaactccaaactcgaagttcgtatcgtaccgtccctctcgctctcgtattaaatagtattagtgtcagagggaccgcacgacacgaacttcgagttccgagtttcgtagtagccctgctgtgtttTCTATagtgcttactatgtgttggtgttcaattcAATCAAACAGTCATAACTGACTGACTGTCAACGTGCAGTTTAAACTTCTGGAACTAGAGACATTCATATTTCCTGAGGACCATAAACGTGTACTAGGAAGGGATTTTTCTActtatataaaactaataatacaTCTTCTCTGCTCATTCATTTGTTATGGCATAAGCCTAcccactattattattattccccttaatggcggccttaaggcttgggccaatgtcagttatattaaagataaatatattcttcttatgcacgttgtacggtgattgtagtttttgcaactgtatagcaaaattccagaaaccacgcggagacaacttgcgcattaaaaaatgacagacacgagagcaatacagaattttgtgatcactgttcactgttaaggttgattgccgcataaaacactatcaaaattatacttcaactagtcAAAGAatcagaaataccaaaattacatatcgtctacatccgccatattcgaatgctacaaatcgaatcgccTACCCACTATCtcacaaaattattaaacattgtcatattttatgaatttgCAAGTGGTGTTACCAAATTTGTTCTACACTGACACATCCTGATACATCCGCTTGactgtattctagcaaataaagtatattttgattttgattgacTATAGGGAGAAATTAACAGGGTAATTTATGTTCTCGCATGGCAACAATATTTTAATGCCGTTGCCCGTTCGTTTCGTTGTCGTTGACGGCGAGCGAACGAAACGTCTTCGGTGAATGGTGGTTTCGTTTCGTGAACAAAATTGTTCTTATCGCTCGTTTGGAGATATGAAATTAATATTGTTATCTAAAAACTGTGCTTTTCGTTACTACGAGTGTTGATTGTGTGTCATTGTGTATTGATTGCATCGGAACGTGGTAATTTAGTGCTGTGCTGAGAGAAGGAATTGGGGAGATCGCTTGTGTAATTGTGGTTTATTAGTTCTCTCGTTCCGGTTTAAGCGAAAATGCAGGCGATCAAATGCGTTGTGGTCGGTGACGGGTAAGTTTATTGCGTTTGTTACTATTTTTTCATGTAGTCACAATGTGTAGCTATACACTTCGTTCATACTTCATACATATACTGacgtcatttttaaattgatacgTTTAAATTTATGTCCGTAGCATTAGGTATAACTAGTATGCTGGATGAAGCGTTGGGATGATATCAGTTATTTTCGCTCATTGCGTACGTAATGTGTAATTGTTGAAGTACCCAAGCGtattattgaaatttatttaatttcggTCTTACATTGTCAAAAACATATTACTTTTGTACTGTTTCTTCCAAACGAATGCTCCTTCATGGTAAACAATCTCCTTCCAATCTTTGTGATTGATATTTGACaaactatatttatattaattgaacctaacataacaaaaatatgtttagtaCCCTTTATCATACTGCTAAATAAACTTCAATAAACtaaccctttcgaacccagtCAAGTATGAAAAGAATACAACAGTGGACTTTATGTAAAAttcatgtcaagttcaaaattcaaatgcaagagttatgacagtggaccttatgtacaatccatgtcaaattcaattcaaatgtaattaacccgcacaaTTGCAACGGCTGGGTTTGAAAGGGCTAAGAACactttatacagggtggaaagttgagaggGGGCAGCAAGGGCTGCTACTAGATCTCTTGCTGCTatgcgaaaatgctcttagcaacctttactaactttttgagtgatgaactgatgacaatcgacattcccagattttgatgaaatgtacagtcagcgagaaaatcaacagatttgactttttctttttaatgccaatcatgcccatttctatcaaggattaaaacactttttgagaccaactaaggttagagtactagaacacccataaatcaaagaaaactttttccatataGTTagtagggtactaatttgcagTCAAACTtttgcatgttgtttttttatgaatatgaataagcataaaggattaaagaaaattaaacagtatgtagacaactaaaaactaaacattttaactaaattaaaaaaaaaaaattgtgtcaagCCAGTGCT
Protein-coding regions in this window:
- the LOC141429198 gene encoding histone acetyltransferase KAT8-like, which translates into the protein MAKGDKELEKPIVNNELPNPECRSADQEDSESTQEQPLDIGEHYLVRRSDESWHPAEIIQTRYNAADSGFEYYVHYVGYDRRLDEWVSRHRVMSDRFDMCEQSNNNLNSDHLLTDKSGRKITRNQKRKHDEINHVQKSYAEMDPTTAALEKEHEAITKVKYIDKIQIGKYEIDTWYFSPYPDEYGKQSKLWICEYCLKYMRMEKTYRYHLSECTARQPQGSEIYRKGTIAIFEADGKEHKIYCQNLCLLAKLFLDHKTLYFDIEQFLFYILCEVDKQGAHLVGYFSKEKDSPEGNNVACILTLPPYQRQGYGKLLIAFSYELSRLEQVVGSPEKPLSDLGKLSYRSYWSYVLLEVLSASRGTLSIKDLSQMTGISQTDIISTLQSMNMVKYWKGQHVICVTPKIVAEQLASSHFKKPRLTVDPSALRWTPPNKQGHSAKAKK